One uncultured Jannaschia sp. DNA segment encodes these proteins:
- a CDS encoding tartrate dehydrogenase has product MANYRIASLPGDGIGTEVIPEGRRAADAAMAQVGRSIEWVDYDWSCETYAATGSMMPEDGVDRMRDHDAIFLGAVGWPGVPDHVSLWGMLIPLRRELDLFANVRPVRLMPGVPSPLAGRTPEEVDFVVVRENVEGEYSSIGGRIYDGTEHEAAYQQAVFTRRGCDRIMEYAFEVAAKRKAMGKGGKVTSATKSNGIVHTMPFWDERFEAAKARHPGVDTDQFHIDILCARFVTNPDWFDVVVGSNLFGDILSDLGPAVAGSIGIAPAANLDPSGRSPSMFEPVHGSAPDIAGKGIANPIAAVWTAAMMLEHLGESEAAGLIESAMESTLTDDAARTPDLGGTASTRAAGDAVVKAIEGS; this is encoded by the coding sequence ATGGCCAATTATCGCATCGCGTCCCTACCCGGAGACGGCATTGGCACCGAGGTCATTCCCGAAGGCCGCCGCGCCGCCGACGCCGCGATGGCGCAGGTCGGACGCTCCATCGAATGGGTCGATTACGACTGGTCGTGCGAGACCTATGCCGCCACGGGTTCGATGATGCCGGAGGACGGCGTCGACCGGATGCGCGACCACGACGCGATCTTCCTCGGGGCCGTCGGTTGGCCCGGCGTGCCCGACCACGTCTCGCTCTGGGGGATGCTGATCCCGTTGCGCCGGGAACTCGACCTCTTCGCGAATGTCCGGCCCGTGCGGCTGATGCCGGGTGTGCCGTCGCCGCTTGCGGGGCGGACGCCGGAGGAGGTGGATTTCGTCGTCGTACGCGAGAACGTCGAGGGGGAGTATTCCTCGATCGGCGGCCGGATCTATGACGGCACCGAGCATGAAGCGGCCTATCAGCAGGCCGTGTTCACCCGACGGGGCTGCGACCGGATCATGGAATACGCGTTCGAGGTGGCCGCCAAGCGCAAGGCGATGGGGAAAGGCGGCAAGGTGACGAGCGCCACGAAGTCCAACGGCATCGTCCACACGATGCCGTTCTGGGACGAGCGGTTCGAGGCGGCCAAGGCGCGGCATCCGGGTGTCGATACGGACCAGTTCCACATCGACATCCTCTGCGCGCGCTTCGTGACCAATCCCGACTGGTTCGACGTGGTCGTCGGCTCGAACCTCTTCGGCGACATCCTGAGCGACCTGGGGCCGGCGGTCGCAGGCTCCATCGGCATCGCGCCGGCAGCGAACCTCGATCCCTCCGGTCGGAGCCCTTCGATGTTCGAGCCGGTGCACGGGTCGGCCCCGGACATCGCCGGCAAAGGCATCGCCAACCCGATCGCCGCCGTCTGGACGGCCGCGATGATGCTCGAGCATCTCGGCGAGAGCGAGGCTGCGGGCCTGATCGAGAGCGCGATGGAATCCACGCTGACCGATGACGCGGCCCGCACGCCCGATCTCGGAGGCACGGCCTCCACGCGGGCGGCCGGAGACGCCGTCGTGAAGGCGATCGAAGGATCCTGA
- a CDS encoding exopolysaccharide biosynthesis protein, whose translation MEQSDPLPLHGVLAALAARNGAGEDVRLGEVLSLAGSRAHGIAILLLALPEALPLPIPSAGAILGVPLVIVTGHLAVYGEHGRLPDRLLRMAVPGRLLDATARVGAPVLRRAEALTRPRLAAIAGRERPVGVLCLLLSLLLFLPIPFMNALPALLLLTLAWGLVQRDGAFVIAGVAGAAALVVTGVVLGDALLGLLAGAVDLR comes from the coding sequence ATGGAACAGTCGGATCCGCTTCCCCTGCACGGCGTGCTCGCCGCGCTGGCGGCCCGCAATGGCGCGGGCGAAGACGTTCGTCTGGGCGAGGTGCTGTCCCTTGCGGGCAGTCGCGCGCACGGGATCGCGATCCTGCTGCTTGCCCTGCCGGAGGCGCTGCCGCTTCCTATCCCGAGCGCCGGTGCCATCCTCGGCGTGCCGTTGGTCATCGTGACCGGTCACCTCGCGGTCTATGGCGAGCACGGGCGCCTGCCCGACCGGCTCTTGCGCATGGCGGTGCCGGGCAGGTTGCTGGACGCGACCGCGCGTGTCGGCGCTCCCGTCCTGCGCCGTGCCGAAGCCCTTACCCGTCCGCGGCTCGCCGCGATCGCCGGTCGCGAACGTCCGGTCGGCGTGCTTTGCCTTCTGCTGTCGCTGCTGCTGTTTCTCCCGATCCCGTTCATGAACGCATTGCCCGCGCTGCTTCTGCTGACGCTCGCCTGGGGTCTCGTCCAGCGGGATGGGGCTTTCGTGATCGCGGGCGTGGCCGGGGCCGCGGCCCTCGTGGTCACCGGCGTGGTTCTGGGCGATGCGTTGCTCGGTCTTCTCGCGGGAGCTGTGGATCTCCGGTGA
- the adhP gene encoding alcohol dehydrogenase AdhP, giving the protein MEKTMKAAVVTELGQPLDIREVPVPEIGPGEVLVRVRASGVCHTDLHAAEGDWPVKPGVPFIPGHEGVGEVARIGPGVTHLKEGDRVGVPWLHTACGRCEHCAGGWETLCDSQTMTGYTVDGAYADYVAADADYVGIIPGALDWGPASPVLCAGVTVYKGLKETEVRPGQWVAISGIGGLGHMAVQYAKAMGMHVVAVDIAEDKLALARDLGADETIDASRVDPVAEIATHLGGVHGALVTAPSEPAFAQAVGMLRKRGTLALVGIPPGSFPLPIFEVVLKRLTIRGSIVGTRVDLAEALALAGEGKVETRFDWGALDDINMIFDRMRRGEIEGRTVLRI; this is encoded by the coding sequence ATGGAAAAGACGATGAAGGCCGCCGTTGTGACGGAACTGGGCCAGCCGCTCGACATTCGCGAGGTGCCCGTCCCAGAGATCGGGCCCGGCGAGGTGCTCGTGCGCGTCCGTGCGTCGGGCGTCTGCCATACGGACCTGCACGCGGCCGAGGGGGACTGGCCGGTCAAGCCGGGCGTACCGTTCATCCCGGGCCACGAGGGCGTGGGCGAAGTCGCCCGCATCGGGCCGGGCGTCACCCATCTCAAGGAAGGCGACCGGGTCGGCGTGCCGTGGCTCCATACCGCCTGCGGCCGGTGCGAGCATTGCGCCGGCGGTTGGGAGACGCTTTGCGACAGCCAGACCATGACGGGGTATACGGTGGACGGCGCCTATGCCGACTACGTGGCGGCGGACGCGGATTATGTCGGCATCATCCCGGGGGCACTGGACTGGGGGCCGGCCTCACCCGTCCTTTGCGCCGGGGTGACGGTCTACAAGGGTCTCAAGGAGACCGAGGTCCGCCCCGGCCAGTGGGTCGCCATCAGCGGGATCGGCGGGCTGGGGCACATGGCGGTGCAGTATGCCAAGGCCATGGGGATGCATGTCGTCGCGGTCGACATCGCGGAAGACAAGCTCGCGCTCGCCCGCGATCTCGGGGCGGACGAGACCATCGACGCCAGCCGCGTCGACCCGGTCGCCGAAATCGCGACCCATCTCGGCGGGGTGCACGGGGCGCTCGTGACGGCGCCGTCCGAGCCCGCGTTCGCGCAGGCCGTCGGCATGTTGCGCAAGCGCGGGACGCTGGCGCTCGTCGGAATTCCGCCGGGCTCGTTTCCGCTGCCGATCTTCGAGGTCGTCCTCAAGCGGCTGACCATCCGGGGCTCCATTGTGGGCACGCGCGTCGATCTGGCCGAGGCGCTTGCGCTGGCTGGCGAGGGCAAGGTCGAGACCCGGTTCGACTGGGGCGCGCTCGACGACATCAACATGATCTTCGACCGCATGCGGCGCGGCGAGATCGAGGGCAGGACCGTGCTCCGGATCTAG
- a CDS encoding cation-transporting P-type ATPase, whose product MTTDPTSRTGLTCAAARARLDEHGPNALPRASGPRPWTVMARQFRDPLVALLLAAIAIALLLGQPLDAGAIAVVVVLNAALGFVQEWRAERTLDALRDLLVAEATVVRDGQRLRVPAQDIVPGDVVVLTAGDRVPADLTVLDARSLAVDESVLTGESLPVAKAVDAPLMASTTVVAGRAEGVVTRTGIDTEFGQISRLTASVDRSQTSLQRSLAALARGIGIAAVAVALAVMGLGLWLGRALGEMVMVALSLAVSIVPEGLPAVVTVTLALGAGAMARRRTLVRRLQAVETLGAASVICTDKTGTLTENVMTAVELWTPRGTHPVAGTGYAPEGRIGGLDGAPALLRVAGGCNDAELRQTADGWALIGEPTEGALMALARKAPAPEDFRLAERPFDSDRKMMAVLVDGPGGRALLVKGAPETVLDACTETDGGASLAEAAAAAEAMAARGLRVLALASRPEPGEDLSETGLTLHGFAGLIDPPRPEVRGAVAKALAAGVTPIMITGDGPVTAQAIGAQLGIGGTVVTGPALDAMDEAALFDALRIGALFARTTPSHKMRIIGALQAQGRIVAMTGDGVNDAPALRQADIGVAMGQRGTDVAREAADVVLLDDNFATIVAAIEEGRRQFANTTKFVRYLLSSNAGEVIALTGALALGGALIFLPIQILWMNLVTDGVTAMALGLEKVEPDQMRRAPRRPDAPVLDRRGVGLIAAFGLYTGTAALAIFLILRPEGEVLARSATFTAMVVFEKVSVFAFRSARNPNRILGWASNRWLWAALAVTLGAQVAALHVPLLQEVLRTVPLGWPEWGLIGLLALPLIVVPEAIKEVRRYRATQYTARLSA is encoded by the coding sequence ATGACGACCGACCCCACGTCCCGAACCGGGCTGACCTGCGCCGCCGCCCGCGCGCGCCTCGACGAACATGGTCCGAACGCGCTGCCCCGTGCGTCCGGGCCGCGCCCGTGGACCGTGATGGCTCGCCAGTTTCGCGACCCGCTGGTCGCCCTGCTGCTGGCCGCCATCGCCATCGCGCTTCTTCTGGGTCAGCCGCTGGATGCGGGCGCGATCGCCGTGGTCGTGGTTCTGAACGCGGCGCTGGGCTTCGTGCAGGAGTGGCGGGCAGAGCGGACGCTCGACGCCTTGCGCGATCTTCTGGTGGCCGAGGCGACCGTAGTCCGCGACGGACAGCGCCTCCGCGTGCCCGCGCAGGACATCGTCCCCGGCGATGTCGTCGTGTTGACGGCCGGCGACCGGGTGCCCGCGGATCTGACGGTCCTCGACGCCCGCAGCCTGGCCGTCGACGAAAGCGTCCTCACGGGCGAGAGCCTGCCCGTCGCCAAGGCGGTCGACGCGCCCCTCATGGCCTCCACGACCGTCGTGGCGGGGCGGGCCGAGGGTGTGGTGACACGAACGGGGATCGACACCGAGTTCGGCCAGATCTCGCGTCTGACGGCCAGCGTCGACCGAAGCCAGACGAGCCTTCAGCGAAGCCTCGCCGCCTTGGCGCGCGGGATCGGGATCGCCGCCGTCGCGGTGGCGCTCGCGGTGATGGGGCTCGGCCTCTGGCTCGGTCGGGCGCTCGGAGAGATGGTCATGGTCGCCCTCTCGCTTGCGGTGTCGATCGTGCCGGAGGGGTTGCCGGCGGTGGTGACCGTCACGCTGGCCCTCGGGGCGGGCGCGATGGCGCGGCGCCGGACACTGGTGCGGCGGCTGCAGGCGGTAGAGACCCTGGGCGCCGCCTCGGTGATCTGTACCGACAAGACCGGGACGCTGACCGAGAACGTGATGACGGCGGTGGAGCTCTGGACCCCGCGCGGCACGCATCCCGTTGCCGGGACGGGCTATGCGCCAGAAGGCCGCATCGGCGGGCTCGATGGCGCGCCTGCACTCCTGCGCGTCGCGGGCGGCTGCAACGACGCAGAGCTTCGGCAGACCGCGGACGGCTGGGCCTTGATCGGCGAGCCGACCGAAGGCGCCCTCATGGCGCTTGCGCGCAAAGCCCCCGCGCCCGAAGACTTCCGGCTGGCCGAGCGTCCTTTCGACAGCGACCGCAAGATGATGGCGGTGTTGGTCGACGGGCCCGGCGGCCGTGCGCTTCTGGTGAAGGGCGCGCCCGAGACCGTTCTGGACGCCTGCACCGAAACCGACGGCGGCGCGTCCCTCGCAGAAGCCGCGGCGGCGGCAGAGGCTATGGCCGCGCGCGGATTGCGCGTGCTCGCCTTGGCCTCCCGGCCCGAACCCGGCGAGGATCTGAGCGAGACGGGTCTGACCCTGCACGGCTTTGCCGGTCTGATCGACCCGCCCCGTCCCGAGGTTCGGGGCGCCGTGGCCAAAGCGCTCGCCGCTGGCGTCACGCCGATCATGATCACCGGCGACGGCCCCGTCACGGCCCAGGCGATCGGCGCGCAACTGGGCATCGGCGGCACGGTCGTGACCGGCCCCGCGCTCGACGCGATGGACGAGGCCGCATTGTTCGACGCGCTGCGAATCGGCGCGCTCTTCGCCCGCACGACTCCGTCGCACAAGATGCGCATCATCGGCGCGTTGCAGGCCCAGGGCCGGATCGTGGCGATGACCGGGGACGGGGTGAACGATGCCCCTGCCCTGCGGCAGGCCGATATCGGCGTCGCAATGGGCCAGCGCGGCACAGACGTGGCGCGCGAGGCGGCGGATGTCGTCCTGCTCGATGACAACTTCGCCACCATCGTGGCGGCCATCGAGGAAGGCCGTCGCCAGTTCGCCAACACGACCAAGTTCGTCCGCTACCTTCTGTCGTCGAACGCGGGCGAGGTGATCGCGCTGACCGGCGCGCTGGCGCTCGGTGGCGCGCTGATCTTCCTTCCGATCCAGATCCTCTGGATGAACCTAGTGACGGATGGCGTCACGGCGATGGCACTGGGGCTCGAAAAGGTGGAACCCGACCAGATGCGCCGTGCCCCCCGGCGCCCGGACGCGCCCGTTCTCGATCGTCGCGGGGTTGGTCTCATCGCCGCGTTCGGCCTCTATACCGGGACCGCCGCGCTCGCCATTTTCCTGATCCTCCGGCCGGAGGGAGAGGTGCTCGCCCGGTCCGCGACCTTCACGGCAATGGTCGTCTTCGAGAAGGTGTCCGTCTTCGCCTTTCGCTCGGCGCGAAATCCGAACCGCATCCTAGGCTGGGCATCGAACCGCTGGCTCTGGGCGGCCCTCGCCGTGACGCTCGGCGCGCAGGTCGCCGCGCTGCATGTCCCGCTCTTGCAGGAGGTGCTGCGGACGGTGCCGCTCGGATGGCCGGAATGGGGGCTGATCGGCCTCCTCGCCCTGCCGTTGATCGTGGTGCCGGAGGCGATCAAGGAGGTCCGCCGCTACCGCGCGACCCAGTACACCGCCAGGCTGAGCGCGTAG
- a CDS encoding DUF3775 domain-containing protein, which yields MKEMTIPPAAMRTLIEQLRALVSSTAMTEDGDLDLRRAELRAEIEALDRDQQHELVALLWLGRGDYGEDNWAEAVALAEERHVGPTFDYLMAHPLAGDEIAAGLEEIGHDHVLLDGSY from the coding sequence ATGAAAGAGATGACGATCCCACCCGCCGCGATGCGGACCCTGATCGAGCAGCTGCGCGCGCTCGTCTCCAGCACCGCCATGACCGAAGACGGCGATCTCGACCTGCGCCGGGCGGAGCTTCGCGCGGAGATCGAGGCGCTCGACCGTGACCAGCAGCATGAGCTTGTCGCGCTTCTCTGGCTGGGGCGCGGCGACTATGGGGAAGATAACTGGGCCGAGGCCGTCGCCCTGGCCGAGGAGCGGCATGTCGGCCCGACCTTCGACTACCTGATGGCGCATCCGCTTGCGGGCGACGAGATCGCCGCGGGGCTGGAGGAGATCGGCCACGATCACGTTCTGCTCGACGGTTCGTACTAG
- a CDS encoding polymer-forming cytoskeletal protein has protein sequence MILRAFLLLTFCAAALPAAAEPYETRVGGDRLVAGGRLDDASPSTRDLLVSGAQVVTRGDVGDDLFAAGFSVDVEGASGGDVTAAGARVRIDGEVGGDAMLSGFIVTLDRGAEVAGNARLFAGTATLRGTVSGAAIVSASEIRIDGVVAGDLRLVGDEITFGPDASVAGQLTISAPREVAIPAHVAPAARITYEYLEPGGWREFDELAWEGMPEAPSAAAIGIGFFVTLAFLLVVGGTFLALAPNGVATMRRMALNRPGITVLVGGLGFSTLIGLVPVSALSIVALPLLPMALLAVILAWILGYLLGAYVLAMGIARALGLGDMPSLWVRLGVLAAAIAVAALLNFVPLLGWVLNVALVFFGLGAITEGLLRWAMPGVGPAENDEMLRSEADT, from the coding sequence ATGATCTTGCGTGCGTTCCTCCTCCTGACCTTTTGCGCGGCGGCCCTTCCGGCCGCGGCCGAACCCTATGAGACACGCGTCGGCGGCGACCGGCTGGTCGCGGGCGGCCGCCTCGACGACGCCTCGCCCTCGACGCGCGACCTGCTCGTATCGGGTGCGCAGGTCGTCACCCGCGGCGACGTCGGCGACGACCTCTTCGCCGCCGGGTTCTCCGTCGATGTCGAGGGCGCATCGGGCGGTGACGTCACCGCGGCGGGCGCGCGGGTCCGCATCGACGGCGAGGTCGGCGGCGATGCCATGCTGTCGGGGTTCATCGTCACGCTCGATCGCGGCGCGGAGGTCGCGGGCAATGCGCGTCTCTTCGCGGGCACGGCCACGCTGCGCGGGACCGTTTCCGGTGCCGCCATCGTATCCGCGTCCGAAATCCGGATCGACGGCGTGGTTGCGGGCGATCTGCGCCTCGTGGGGGATGAGATCACGTTCGGGCCCGACGCCTCCGTGGCCGGGCAACTCACCATCAGCGCCCCGAGGGAGGTCGCGATCCCCGCGCATGTCGCTCCTGCCGCGCGCATAACCTACGAGTATCTTGAGCCCGGCGGCTGGCGCGAATTCGACGAGCTGGCTTGGGAGGGCATGCCGGAAGCGCCGTCCGCCGCGGCCATCGGCATCGGGTTCTTCGTGACGCTCGCCTTCCTGCTCGTCGTCGGCGGGACCTTCCTGGCGCTCGCGCCGAACGGCGTCGCGACGATGCGGCGGATGGCGCTGAACCGGCCGGGCATCACGGTTCTGGTCGGGGGGCTGGGCTTCTCGACGCTGATCGGGCTGGTGCCGGTCTCCGCGCTCAGCATCGTCGCCCTTCCGCTTTTGCCGATGGCGCTTCTGGCGGTGATCCTCGCGTGGATTCTTGGCTATCTCTTGGGCGCCTACGTCCTCGCAATGGGAATCGCGCGCGCCCTTGGGCTCGGGGATATGCCGTCGCTCTGGGTCAGGCTCGGCGTGCTTGCGGCGGCCATCGCCGTCGCGGCGCTCCTGAATTTCGTGCCGCTGCTCGGATGGGTCCTGAACGTCGCGCTGGTCTTCTTCGGGCTGGGCGCGATCACCGAGGGCCTGCTGCGCTGGGCCATGCCGGGCGTCGGTCCGGCCGAGAATGACGAGATGCTGCGATCGGAGGCAGACACATGA
- a CDS encoding universal stress protein encodes MTIRTILTCLLNESSADLLSEASTALAARFDAHLVGQHTVEAIVVYPGIAMHISGPTFDGFNAAQAKQSKAIEAVFRAAVDRAGVKGEWRNVDTGSAIAADRMIESARSADLVVMTRPDRDYDRPDQRFALDQVIRDGGRPVLLVPDTGLGDGVGQRAILAHAGTRESARAAFDLIPLLEDGAAIHVVHVGNERDEMRDFAMTELSAALARHGFDVTMTHRVPHDRSIAKVLLDEAREVGADVIAAGAYGHSRTYAFFLGDTTGDLIRDTNVPVLFSS; translated from the coding sequence ATGACGATCCGAACCATCCTGACCTGCCTCCTGAACGAAAGCTCGGCGGACCTCTTGTCCGAGGCGTCCACGGCATTGGCCGCCCGCTTCGACGCGCACCTGGTCGGTCAGCACACGGTCGAGGCGATCGTCGTCTATCCGGGGATTGCGATGCATATCTCCGGGCCGACCTTCGACGGCTTCAACGCGGCGCAGGCCAAGCAGTCGAAGGCGATCGAGGCGGTGTTTCGCGCGGCCGTCGACCGGGCCGGCGTGAAGGGCGAATGGCGCAACGTTGATACCGGCTCGGCCATCGCGGCGGATCGCATGATCGAAAGCGCCCGGAGCGCGGATCTCGTGGTCATGACGCGGCCCGACCGGGACTATGATCGACCCGATCAGCGGTTCGCGCTGGACCAGGTGATCCGCGATGGCGGGCGACCTGTCCTTCTGGTGCCCGACACAGGTCTGGGCGACGGCGTCGGACAACGCGCGATCCTCGCCCATGCCGGAACCCGCGAATCCGCCCGGGCGGCATTCGACCTCATCCCCCTGCTGGAGGATGGCGCGGCCATCCACGTCGTGCATGTCGGCAACGAACGCGACGAGATGCGCGACTTCGCCATGACCGAACTCAGCGCCGCGCTCGCCCGCCACGGCTTCGATGTGACGATGACGCATCGGGTGCCCCATGACCGCAGTATCGCAAAGGTGCTTCTGGACGAGGCACGCGAAGTGGGCGCGGATGTCATCGCCGCGGGCGCCTATGGCCATTCTCGGACCTATGCGTTCTTCCTCGGCGACACGACGGGCGATCTGATCCGCGACACGAATGTCCCCGTCCTCTTCTCGTCATGA
- a CDS encoding endonuclease/exonuclease/phosphatase family protein yields the protein MGLDWRRDPGRILRVADDTRADILAVQEADKRLGLRHSALPAKLLDTSRWRPVPVGPGANLGWHGNAILLGPDARLLWSEGIDLPGFEPRGALLAGVELRGRRMVLAAVHLGLLRRHRRAQLAHLADRLRGYREPVVLAGDFNEWSDARGLEALHPRFDIHAPGRSFHAARPVAGLDRIAVPRGTPVHGGGVVETPDARRASDHLPIWADVALPPHDEKRTGTFVSRIRSPVVSPRKNA from the coding sequence GTGGGCCTCGACTGGCGACGCGATCCCGGCCGCATCCTTCGCGTCGCTGACGACACGCGGGCCGACATCCTCGCCGTGCAGGAGGCCGACAAGCGGCTCGGCCTGCGGCACTCCGCGTTGCCCGCCAAACTCCTCGACACCTCGCGGTGGCGACCCGTCCCCGTCGGGCCCGGCGCCAATCTCGGGTGGCATGGAAACGCCATTCTCCTGGGGCCCGACGCCCGATTGCTCTGGTCCGAGGGGATCGACCTGCCCGGCTTCGAGCCGCGCGGCGCGCTTCTGGCCGGTGTGGAACTGCGCGGCAGACGGATGGTCCTCGCCGCCGTGCATCTAGGCCTCCTCCGCCGTCATCGCCGCGCCCAACTGGCCCATCTGGCCGATCGGCTGCGCGGGTATCGCGAACCGGTCGTTCTGGCGGGCGATTTCAACGAGTGGTCGGACGCCCGCGGGCTCGAGGCGCTGCACCCCCGGTTCGACATCCACGCGCCGGGCCGCAGCTTCCACGCCGCGCGGCCCGTCGCCGGGCTGGACCGTATCGCCGTGCCGCGTGGAACGCCGGTGCATGGCGGCGGCGTGGTGGAGACGCCCGACGCGCGCCGCGCCTCCGACCATCTGCCCATCTGGGCGGACGTCGCGCTGCCACCTCATGACGAGAAGAGGACGGGGACATTCGTGTCGCGGATCAGATCGCCCGTCGTGTCGCCGAGGAAGAACGCATAG
- a CDS encoding DUF6544 family protein, which produces MTDAVEPRAGIGLRRPMVAAALLAAAGVGAMVVWRGADGAADRAEMARLTALQPSDPPVFEPAMVADLPEPARRFFEYAILPGTPLRPVAQIEMAGRFSLGGFDGATDYTMVATQVLAAPGGFLWAMKARHGHVTLSGSDSGAWTRFWLGGLLPVARRGGDADHRRSAFGRYVAEAVFWTPAAVLPGPGVAWDAVDADVARVTMTHGDQSQAVDVTIDATGRPIRVSFERWSDANVDGTYRLQPFGGRLSDHREVDGFRVPMRVEAGNGFGTPDYFPFFDVSVTSIHWPDR; this is translated from the coding sequence GTGACCGACGCGGTCGAACCCCGCGCGGGTATCGGGCTTCGCCGCCCCATGGTGGCCGCCGCCCTGCTGGCGGCCGCCGGAGTCGGTGCCATGGTCGTCTGGCGCGGTGCCGATGGTGCGGCGGACCGGGCCGAGATGGCGCGACTGACGGCGTTGCAGCCATCGGACCCGCCCGTCTTCGAGCCCGCCATGGTGGCTGACCTGCCCGAGCCCGCGCGCCGGTTCTTCGAATACGCCATACTCCCCGGTACGCCGCTCCGACCCGTCGCACAGATCGAAATGGCGGGTCGCTTCTCGCTGGGCGGCTTCGACGGCGCGACGGATTACACGATGGTGGCGACGCAGGTGCTCGCCGCGCCGGGCGGGTTCCTCTGGGCGATGAAAGCGCGCCACGGACATGTGACCCTGTCCGGATCGGACAGCGGCGCCTGGACCCGGTTCTGGCTGGGCGGGCTGCTGCCCGTGGCCCGCAGGGGTGGCGACGCGGATCATCGCCGCTCGGCCTTCGGACGCTATGTCGCCGAGGCCGTGTTCTGGACGCCCGCAGCTGTCCTTCCTGGCCCGGGCGTCGCGTGGGACGCGGTGGATGCCGACGTTGCGCGTGTGACGATGACCCATGGCGATCAATCTCAGGCCGTGGACGTCACGATCGACGCGACGGGCCGCCCGATCCGCGTCTCCTTCGAGCGCTGGTCGGATGCCAATGTCGACGGCACCTACCGCCTGCAGCCCTTCGGCGGCCGTCTATCGGATCACCGGGAGGTCGACGGCTTCCGGGTCCCGATGCGGGTCGAGGCGGGAAACGGGTTCGGGACGCCGGATTACTTTCCGTTCTTCGATGTATCGGTGACGTCGATCCACTGGCCCGACCGGTGA
- a CDS encoding Hsp20/alpha crystallin family protein, translating into MPKTLEHRPALQFSSWPFLPSLQSEVADLMDRFDGLRAEIGPRLVPAIDMSETDEAVEIVAEVPGLTADQIDASIVQDRLVLKGGREEEKEESGKDWHTIERRSGAFRRVIPLGFVPAPDGMTAKLSNGVLRLRIAKPSEVKETAHKIAIDAA; encoded by the coding sequence ATGCCCAAGACCCTTGAACACCGGCCAGCACTCCAGTTCAGCAGCTGGCCCTTCCTCCCTTCGCTGCAATCGGAAGTCGCCGATCTGATGGATCGCTTCGACGGGCTGCGCGCCGAGATCGGTCCTCGCCTCGTCCCCGCGATCGACATGTCCGAGACCGATGAAGCCGTCGAGATCGTGGCCGAGGTCCCCGGACTGACAGCCGACCAGATCGATGCGTCCATCGTGCAGGATCGCCTCGTGCTGAAGGGTGGGCGCGAGGAGGAGAAGGAGGAGTCCGGGAAGGACTGGCACACAATCGAGCGTCGGTCGGGCGCGTTCCGGCGCGTGATCCCGCTGGGCTTCGTGCCCGCGCCGGACGGCATGACGGCAAAACTTTCGAACGGTGTGTTGCGCCTCCGGATCGCGAAACCGTCGGAGGTCAAGGAGACCGCGCACAAGATCGCCATCGACGCGGCGTGA
- a CDS encoding DUF2267 domain-containing protein — translation MCAQRLEVLDHTIQLTHEWIDELRDRLDWSSSRDALRLMRTVLTAIRDRIPHAEVAQLSAQMPLLIRGMFFEGWTPARTPIKDRDAATFRNAIEAKLGDVQGYRGEADIAAVFATLANRVSEGELRQVRHALPRAIRGFWPPDLVWTDD, via the coding sequence ATGTGTGCGCAACGGCTCGAGGTCCTCGATCACACCATCCAGCTCACCCACGAGTGGATCGACGAGTTGCGGGACCGGCTGGACTGGTCCAGCAGCCGCGACGCGCTGCGCCTGATGCGAACGGTCCTGACCGCCATTCGCGACCGCATTCCGCATGCGGAGGTCGCGCAGCTCTCCGCCCAGATGCCGCTGCTCATCCGGGGCATGTTCTTCGAGGGGTGGACGCCCGCGCGCACGCCAATCAAGGATCGCGATGCCGCAACCTTTCGGAACGCCATCGAGGCGAAACTGGGCGATGTCCAAGGCTACCGCGGCGAGGCGGATATCGCCGCCGTCTTCGCGACGCTGGCGAACCGCGTCTCCGAAGGGGAGCTACGGCAGGTGCGCCATGCCCTGCCCCGCGCAATCCGGGGGTTCTGGCCCCCCGACCTCGTGTGGACGGACGATTGA